TCTCCAAAAAGCTGCATACATACCGGCCCACTGTGGATAAGACTGGAGACCATTGAGAAGGTCTCAGTAGATCACATTTATctgacactcactcactcactgagAAAACAAAATCTGTGCCGAGAACCTTTTAGGCTGTTGTGGTGCCATTTGAATGGAGACTGCAGTATTTTACACGccagtgtgagagtgtgtgtgtgtgtgtgtgtgtgtgtgtgtgtgtgtgtgtgcacttctgCGGTTAGAACCTGTGTAGCACAGATAACGGGTTTGCCGGCTGAGTTGCATCGTCCAATCATCATCTTCTGAGCAATGAAGACCTTCTCAGCTGGGATCTCTATTCCTAGGTCACCACGGGCAACCAtaactccatcactctcctttAGGATCTCCTCAAAGCTGGTGCAAACatagagggggagagagaggttCATGTgggaggaaggagagagactGTGACCAACACGGACTCATTAAGAAACGGATACGACAGACTCTGAGAGACACAAATAGAAGGTTTCCATAAATGAAGCAGAGAAACGAGGAAGTGAGAAAGGAAAAGAGAGTAAATATAGTGGATAGAAaggatggaaatggaaaaataaaggaGGCTGACAGAGTATAAAGGTCAGAGGGGGAGTAGATGAAGAACAAAGACACGGTTAAAGGTTACTGTGCAGCAAATGAGATAGGAAATGCATTCAGTTTTGGCAGAACATGCTGTACCACTGTCACGCCTGTGGCATCTATAATGTATAAACTCACTCCATCTATAGCTCCACCACGACCGAGACTGGATATGATGGTTCCTGGAAGCACCATTTTACTGTGGTACTTGTAATGTAGGGACTCATTTAGGGACTCTATTATAAAGGTCTACATACAGTGGCATGAAACCGTTTGGGTGACCTTTTCTAACAATGACAGGGGAAAGGTCACAGGTCAATTAGCTAATGAATGTCAAGAACTCTGAGGATTTTTGTGGCCATTAATTACAAGCTGGAGTTCACAGGACGTGAGCCAGCATTATGTTAAAATCTCGTAGAGgcacttaaaaaaattactataTTGAGGGGTCGTAATTTTCACAACCAAAACAGACAATGACCAAAATCCGATTAAGATATTTACATTCACTCAAAATGTCACCTTTGATTCTCAGTCCTCCATATGGAATTATGGAAAGGCAACAGATTAGCTGCTTCCCCTGATGTCTTAATATAGAGTTTTATGACCTTTTATTCAATCGCAACCAATTTGTCAAAAGTCATCACTCAGAATATCCTGATTTAAGGTGACTACCAATGACTGTGAACCAAGGCTGTAATTCTAATATATTGAGCTGAAAGTCATGTCAGTAGACATGACTTTCATGACCTCCAACGTTGACTGCATGGCCCTCTCCACCACCAGTGCGGCTGCAGCTGTACTTACTTCTGAACACCTTGGCGACTCTCCACTTTGCTGATGATTTTGACGTCTTTGCCCTGCGGTCCCAGCGCCTGGCGGACCGCACGCACGTCGTCTGCACAGCGGATGAAGGACGCGAACACCATGTCCACTTTCTGCTCCACTCCGAACTGCAGGTCAGCCTGGTCCCGGGGACTCACGGCGGGCAGGTTCACAAGCTCTGCACCCGGCAAGTTCACGCCCTTGCGACTACCCAGAGTCCCCCCGTTCTCAACACAGGCTTCCACCCAGTCCTTGCCTGGCAGAGGACATAgaccatttcatgttttttgtgttttttaatgatcCAAGGAGGACATGTCCCTgattgttggtgtgtgtttcataCCTATTTCTTGCACTTTAAGGGCAATAAGTCCATCATCGATGTAGATCCTGCCTCCCATCTTGACCACTTTGGGCAGACTGGGGTAATCCACCCAAACCACAGACCCATCTGTCTTATCTCCATCCGTCTCCTTGGTAACCACACGAACTGTTGCCCCACGCAGCAGCTCCACCTGCTCGTCTGCttgctaacacacacaaaaagacacagaaATGCTTTTCTGGACATTGACCAGCTGCACATTTCTGGACATTTTACGCTTTATTGCCTGCACTGACTACTGCCTTAAATACAAATTTGTCCAAATATTCTCCACGTTGTTGAATAAGTAGGACGCGTCCTTGCCGGGACatgtgatatttacatttacatttgtggactGGATACCAGGACTGAACTGTACAGGAATTAACATTCATGGTATTTAtcacacccttatccagagcaacatacaatcagggatatagggacagtccccctggagacactcagggttaagtgtcttgctcagggacacattgaaATTATTTATGAAAACTATTATATGATAGCTCTGACTCCGTGCTtcatgaacatgaatttaaagtTGTGGTGCAGTCTTACGCCATGGACAAGCCCTGTGCGAATCTCTGGACCCTTGGTGTCCAACGCAATCGCTACAGGTCGATAATACAGAGGATCAGAGTTCATTGTCTCCACAGCCAGCCGGATGTTCCGTATGGACTCGCCATGATACTATaagacagagtgagagagagggagagagagagagagagagagagagcatatATCAAAAGCAATATAGGGGAAGTGGTTGGCCTTGCagaggtaaggaaatggacccataatcggaaggttggtggttcgaatTCTGAGCAAGGtacctccccgggcgcctgtcatggctgcccactgctcaccaagggtgatggttaaaagcagaggacacattttgttgtgtcaccgtgtgctgtgcatcacaataacaatcaagaaaaaaacaggaatgacCGCAGCAGATAAGCGCAGGACTATTTGTGTGGCTTTAGAACAAAAGGTCAACGTAGATCAATAATGcgcttatcctgagcgacttacaacgtgctgcCATGTTACAATCACCCcagttaatttaaaaaatcctgAAGATGGCCAATGGAAAATGGCTgataatgaatgaaatatctGCATAGGTGTAGAAAGGGACGTTATACCAGCAACAAGTAGAATGTTGTCAACAATAATGACAATACAGTTGATTGTGTGACACTCAGTTGTCTAAGCATCTAAGATGCCGTCATAtataaataatcacaatataTTGTCACTTTTTGTCCCACTAACATAAGACGTGAATTATTCACCTCATGTGAGCCATGAGAGAAGTTCAGCCGAGCAATGTTCATCCCGGCTTTGATCATCTCCTGCAGTTTGGGTACCGATCGGGAGGCAGGGCCTGGCGATGAAGGAACACGATGAAGGTGAACGATCGAGCAAGCCGGTGCGGCACAGCCATcattcacaccaaacacacggACAGATAATCTATGCAGACTGGGCTCAGGATTATGCAGGTCTGTACTGACCAATGGTGCAGATGATGCTGGTGTTGCGGGCAACAATTGGCTCCTGGTCAATGTCCAGCAGGCACAGATGCTCCAGGAAGGTGTCTGCCATGGAAGCATCGAGCTGCTGCTTCTGAATGAACGAGTCTGGGAGAGACATGACATCCGAGTATCTTCTGATGCGAGCTGCAAGAGTAAAGTGCGTACAGATCTGAACCGATGATGAAAACACGGTTATTTATAACGGCCATTCAACCAATTCTACCCCTTTATTGAATAAAGAGCAGAAGTGCGCATGTCCTACCAATACGTAgaataattacatttcaaattggCATTATCAGAATAAgctgtaataaaaatgtgagCGAGGCAGGGACAGGAGTCCTGCTTCATGATAATGGACGTGTGGGCAGCATCTGCCAACTGTTACTTCAACAAAAGACGCAAGGAGAGTTCGGCTCGTCGGCAAGGTCACATCTCAGTGTGGTGCTCAGCAAGACAAACAAGTGAGGAAGGATGGATGGGAGGAAGATGTCGATTCCTGTTGAACGCATCTCACCATGAAGCGGAATGATGGGGCTCAAGACGGAAGAGAACGGTAAAAGAAGGAGAGGAAAACAGACGTCTGTGAATCTCACAAATAACAAACTGACCTGTGGGGTGTcgcgcccacacacacacacacacacacacacacacacacacacacacacaatgacacagatACAGCTTCACAGGGATCCCTGGATGTGTGAAGAAGCCAGAGCTCAGCAGGACAGGCTGATTGGTGCAGCAAAGCAGAAGTAGGTCAGGAGTGTGatggtaacacacacacgcacacacacacacacacacgcacacacggtTTGATGAATCACCACAGAAAGCAGATGCACATaatttacattgtgttgttgaaTGGTCTTTTCTAGAAGGAACATCTGTAACAGAGGTGACTGTAAAGCCCGCCTACTACAACAGACGTGAAAAGTGTTAGAATGCATGTATGATTGTGGCTAAAATCAAGTTAACTCTACAGCACCTTCCATTTGCAAACAAGTACTTTTAATGCCACTAATAACCAAACAAAGTGACAAAATAGATCTTTTACGGTGAGGATTTAGAGTCATTTGGTTTTAAATGATTGACATTTTTGTGGTTGCTTTTCCTCTAGTTTGCTTAGCATTACGTCACTGCAGAATTCGAATTTAATGCCATCTAATATAGTAATTTATTTGCTAATATTATTGGATAGTACAATTTTTGGCTGGTAAACGCATTGGCGAACACTTTTagaatattattataaaagggTTCATGGTCCATGGTTGGAGGTTCGTGTCAAAGAGAGCTTTTTAAAGGGCTTTCAACTGGAAACATAGATTATTGGCTTGGTGTCATATAAAGCAGATCATGATGTGGCACAGGTTTCAATATGAACTTACAGCACATGTTTCTGGGTACTTGGTTCATGCCCCACCATCATGTAAGTATGCTTGAGTTTTAAATGTACAACGCCAAAGCTTACCCagttcttttaataaaatgcagtcAGACTCACCATCCATCTTGTCTTGTCCAGTTTTGTTTCAGGGGGATCTGTACTTTTGCTGTCGTCTACACTATTCCCTACAATCTCTGTCCTTTCAGAAGAAGAAATCGGCTGAATTTCTGCTTCAGTTCACTTAGCTGTAGGCCAACCCTTTAACCACAGAACATTACAGATTACCTAGAATTGACAGTCTGGGACCTTTGGACTTGCTAAAATGAGCCCGAGTCCAATGTTGACAGAACTTTTGACTCTGTGACCTCAGGAGCGGAAAGAACAGTATTCGTACACAGATTTGATGTTTGTCCGTTTGGCTTTTATTAAAGTGGAAACAAGCACCTTGTCCATCTTGAAACGTCAACTTGGACGGCGTCCCAAAGCCTAGCGACCACGCCCCTCCACGTGAGCGCGCACGCAGCCCGGCGGccggaagccccgcccactacGCCGCGTCGGACCCCGCCCACCGCGGAGATGATCATAAAGCGACCTTTGGACGTCCAACAAAACGTGCTCTTTTTACACTTTCGACAATAAGGAAATACAATCAAATAAAAGTGGAAGAAGATGACACGAGAATTACGAGGATTCCACGGACAGACACGCGTGTTgctcaaaaatatattttactattTAGACTTTAACAACCCGCAGAATTGGCAGTCATGTCTTAGCTTCAAAGTTTTCATCTGCAAGTATACGTCCGTAACGAAACATTCAACTAAAGCGTTACTACCAAACAGTGACGTAAGCAATGCAATAACGACAAAAGGCATCAgtgaaaatgaatttgttttCCATCGCGAATTAAGGAACAGTTacgtaccaaaaaaaaagccctcaaGACCTCCGAGGAGCAAATGATCGGGTCCCTTCTGGGGCCTTTCTACTTGACGCCGAATGATCAGCGCCACCTTGTGGACGCGCGGGGAACGTGTCACATGCTCCTCGGGGACAACACATGGGAGACCGTCACTCACCGTTTACTACGTACGAAGTGGTGGTGGATGGGATTTATTCACGGTGCAATCGTTCACTTAGCATGCAGCTCTCGACAGAATAAGAAATGGATTTTATTGAAGGGTTTATGGGATGCATTTCTTAGTTTATTGATAAGTTGCGTCAAAGGGTGGTAAAGGTTATACTGGGCGGGGACTCTGGTTGTAGGATGAGGGTGTACTTTGTTTTGAGGTCCTCTGAAGACGTAATACTGAGGCGGAAGTTCAGCAGGACCTGAATGTGGATGGACAGAAGAACAATTGATTATGTGAATTGTCGAAAATCAAAATTTGTCTGTGCCTCTTGCTTGCACTGTCACCCACATGCATGAGCAGCAGCTGCATCTCGTTCTCAGCGATCCGTCGGCCCACACACTGCCGTGCCCCGAATCCAAATGCCAGCGAGCGAAAGCTTGCCCCCTGGTCCTCTGTGTCCCGAGGAAATCCAGTCTTGGAAGGCTCCCAGCGTGTAGGCTGGaagcgctctggctccaggaaaacatcTCGGCTGCGGCCTAGAGGGTACAGGCAAGCCTGCACTAATGTCTGAGCACAAAGCACACGGGGGTGAGGAGCAGACTATCGAAAACCCCATTCTGAGTTTTGGGGTTAATGGTATAGAAGTTCCTTATGGAAACACTCACCCCAGCAGGTATATGGTAGTTTTGGAGCACAATGTCTCTCACAGGGTATCTCTGCACAGTGATCCCAACAGGATATAATCTGCAccacaaaaccccacaaatcaCAGGACAGGGTTTTTCCTATGAAATCTGTATTTCATTAGATGAaaaagatgttaaaaaaaagataaaagataCCTGAGCGTCTCCTTCACAGTGCCTTTGAGCAGTGGCGCGCCCTGCAGGACCCTTTGTGCATCGCCAGATGcttgtttccatgacaactgcACCTGTGCGCGAACCCTCTCCTGCACCTCTGGATTTCTGGCCAGTTCAAACAGGGCAAACTGTAGAGGAACCGCAGTCTGAaaacacagtcatacacagcaAAAAAAGCATATGAATCTGTGACAGTGGAtacaagcagtggtggcctagcaggtggcagtggtggcctagcaggtggcagtggtggcctagcggttcaggatgtggccccgttatcagaaggttgccggttcgaatcctgagcaaagcaccgtccccacacactgctccccgtcatggctgcccactgctcactcagggtgatggttaaatgcagaggacaaatttcatcacgtgtgctgtgctgcagtgtatcacaatgacaatcacttcactttcacttcactctacTGCAGTCAACAAGGCTGTATCACACTTTGAGAATAATAATTGCATTGCATCTAAACACATAGAAGCTGTGTACCATAGTTTGAGAACCATATTTCGTACTATTCTATATTAATTTTACAGTCCATTTGAACATGATGATTATTTACCGTGTCCACACCCCCTGCCATTAGCTCGGTGATGTTGGCTTTGATGAGCTCCAGAGATAGCTGCCCTCGCTCCATCAGCTGGCCCAGCACCCCAGCGAAGCGTCCGGCTGGCCCCCCCACCGCCGTGTCCACAGCCCCTGACTGCTGAGCCCGCAGGCGCTGGTACCCAGTCTGGATCCGGGCCTCCGCTGAATATGAAGATGTTTGGATAATCGACAAAAAAATTAGAATAACAGTAATGAGGAAGTTAAAACTGGCACCGAATCCTCCAGCCATGGACttcactagacctctgaagatgTGCTGTGGTTTTGCCAACATCAACTAGATGCTCAGTTGgagtcctgaccactgcagaccaggaacatctAACAAGAGTTGCCAGCAGCTTCCAACGGCTATCTAATTTCTGTCTAATTGCCAGCCTCACGCTGCCGGCTGCACCAggataataaatatattcactTCACCGGGTGCTCATGTTATGAAGGTACCAGTGTTCCCTCAGCAGCACTTCACATGTGGACTGGAGGGTTCATTCCGCTTGACCGGTGAAGGAGACGCCAGGCTGGGAGGTCGTACCGTGACTGAAGATGTGGTCCCATGCGGTGGCATGCTGAGTCCACAGAGGCGCGCGGAGACGCAGCAGCAGGCGGGAGGGTAAGTAGAGGAGGGGCGGGGTCGTGGCCAGCATCCGCTCCACTGCCCAGATAAAGCGCTCGGACTCCTGGGAAGGCGACGAGGAGAACAGGCCGATCCGCTCGCCGTACAGAACGTGACAGCTGGCTGTGGAGGGAGTGGGAGAAAGAATCCAATATGGGGATAACGCGACACCCCCAACCTCCACGCTGTCTGTATGAAGAGCATCAGCACCCGAGCCAAATTTAACCCAAACTAATCTGAATATTTACCCTTGGcccaaataacacacacacacacacactctattaCCGTCTCACActccttctcacacacacacacacacacacacggcacagGCGTAGAATGTGTCACATTCATGGCATTCACATCAAGGGCTTGTATTAAAGTGCAGCCTCCCTACCGAGAAAATCCATGCAGTTGCATAGGATTTACTTTGtgttatttgtgagtgtgtgtgagtgtgtgtactaTCCACTAAGTGAGGAATCCAACTTTGTTTCTGACTCAGTTTAGAGAACATGACAACAGACATGTTTTAGAAACTGTGCATGTCACAGCCCTCTATGAACCTATAGAATTATTAATATGCAGATTACATAACTGAAAAGCGGGGTCATAAAGGAGAGGGTTAGTTTGAAGTGCGTCAATCTTTACAGTGATAAGCTCAGACCGCTGACCTTCCA
This genomic stretch from Denticeps clupeoides chromosome 5, fDenClu1.1, whole genome shotgun sequence harbors:
- the pklr gene encoding pyruvate kinase PKLR isoform X2 — its product is MSLPDSFIQKQQLDASMADTFLEHLCLLDIDQEPIVARNTSIICTIGPASRSVPKLQEMIKAGMNIARLNFSHGSHEYHGESIRNIRLAVETMNSDPLYYRPVAIALDTKGPEIRTGLVHGQADEQVELLRGATVRVVTKETDGDKTDGSVVWVDYPSLPKVVKMGGRIYIDDGLIALKVQEIGKDWVEACVENGGTLGSRKGVNLPGAELVNLPAVSPRDQADLQFGVEQKVDMVFASFIRCADDVRAVRQALGPQGKDVKIISKVESRQGVQNFEEILKESDGVMVARGDLGIEIPAEKVFIAQKMMIGRCNSAGKPVICATQMLESMVSHPRPTRAESSDVANAVLDGADCVMLSAETAKGRFPVEAVAMMHSICREAEAAIFHQQLFEELRRLTPLSSDPTEVTAIGAVESSFKCCAGAIVVLTTTGRSAQLLSRYRPRCPIIAVTRNKQVARQSQLLRGVFPAVFLPSSPPVWADDVDSRVAFGMDIGKARGFFKPGDMVIVVTGWSPGSGHTNIMRAVTVS
- the pklr gene encoding pyruvate kinase PKLR isoform X1, with product MDARIRRYSDVMSLPDSFIQKQQLDASMADTFLEHLCLLDIDQEPIVARNTSIICTIGPASRSVPKLQEMIKAGMNIARLNFSHGSHEYHGESIRNIRLAVETMNSDPLYYRPVAIALDTKGPEIRTGLVHGQADEQVELLRGATVRVVTKETDGDKTDGSVVWVDYPSLPKVVKMGGRIYIDDGLIALKVQEIGKDWVEACVENGGTLGSRKGVNLPGAELVNLPAVSPRDQADLQFGVEQKVDMVFASFIRCADDVRAVRQALGPQGKDVKIISKVESRQGVQNFEEILKESDGVMVARGDLGIEIPAEKVFIAQKMMIGRCNSAGKPVICATQMLESMVSHPRPTRAESSDVANAVLDGADCVMLSAETAKGRFPVEAVAMMHSICREAEAAIFHQQLFEELRRLTPLSSDPTEVTAIGAVESSFKCCAGAIVVLTTTGRSAQLLSRYRPRCPIIAVTRNKQVARQSQLLRGVFPAVFLPSSPPVWADDVDSRVAFGMDIGKARGFFKPGDMVIVVTGWSPGSGHTNIMRAVTVS
- the cyp11c1 gene encoding cytochrome P450 11C1: MLSSTARLSISPLAKRVLSVPLATQASENIDAADGGLTRKKDNGDGIQPFEKIPHTGNNGWINLLRFWKEDRFKDLHKHMETTFSTLGPIYRENLGSQSTVNILLPADIGELFRSEGLHPRRMTLQPWATHRETRKHSKGVFLKNGTEWRADRLLLNREVMMSSAVRRFLPLLDDVARDFCLMLRRRVETEGNRGDGCHRLTLDPSPDLFRFALEASCHVLYGERIGLFSSSPSQESERFIWAVERMLATTPPLLYLPSRLLLRLRAPLWTQHATAWDHIFSHAEARIQTGYQRLRAQQSGAVDTAVGGPAGRFAGVLGQLMERGQLSLELIKANITELMAGGVDTTAVPLQFALFELARNPEVQERVRAQVQLSWKQASGDAQRVLQGAPLLKGTVKETLRLYPVGITVQRYPVRDIVLQNYHIPAGTLVQACLYPLGRSRDVFLEPERFQPTRWEPSKTGFPRDTEDQGASFRSLAFGFGARQCVGRRIAENEMQLLLMHVLLNFRLSITSSEDLKTKYTLILQPESPPSITFTTL